Proteins co-encoded in one Lysobacter solisilvae genomic window:
- the sugE gene encoding quaternary ammonium compound efflux SMR transporter SugE produces MPWFILFLAGVFEIGWAIGLKYSEGFTRLWPSVGTLAAMAVSLGLLAVAMRSLPLGTAYAVWVGVGAVGTVILGVVLFDEPVNALRAVSVCLIVMGLAGLKVAAG; encoded by the coding sequence ATGCCCTGGTTCATCCTTTTCCTCGCCGGCGTCTTCGAGATCGGCTGGGCGATCGGCCTCAAATACAGCGAAGGATTCACCCGGCTCTGGCCGTCGGTGGGCACGCTCGCGGCCATGGCCGTCAGCCTGGGCCTGCTGGCCGTGGCGATGCGTTCGCTGCCGCTGGGCACGGCCTACGCGGTGTGGGTCGGCGTGGGCGCGGTCGGCACGGTCATCCTGGGCGTGGTGCTGTTCGACGAGCCGGTCAACGCCCTGCGCGCCGTCAGCGTCTGCCTGATCGTGATGGGCCTGGCGGGGCTGAAGGTCGCCGCCGGCTAG
- a CDS encoding HvfC family RiPP maturation protein, which translates to MAEPDAPIRLREQQLELTRHLRDPDGVDAPPGLEARRVAVYRDLLFNNIENLLGGNFPVIRATLGEARWRSLVRDFYRDHRSQTPLFPEIAREFLRYLDTLDRLDPPFLRELAHYEWVELALQIAQVEPPAAGLRVDGDLLDDIPVLSPLAWPLAYAWPVPELGPDHQPDAPPPAPTLLLLRREADGSVRFSRLSPLAFRLVQRLGDEPGLTGRAQLVALAAEAGVDDTAAFLAQGVQLLEQFHRTGVVTGTRPA; encoded by the coding sequence ATGGCTGAGCCGGACGCGCCCATCCGCCTGCGCGAGCAGCAGCTCGAACTCACGCGCCACCTGCGTGATCCCGACGGCGTGGACGCGCCGCCGGGCCTGGAAGCGCGACGGGTGGCGGTGTACCGCGACCTGCTGTTCAACAACATCGAGAACCTGCTGGGCGGTAATTTCCCGGTGATCCGGGCCACGCTGGGGGAGGCGCGCTGGCGGTCGCTGGTCCGCGATTTCTACCGCGACCACCGCAGCCAGACGCCGTTGTTTCCCGAGATCGCGCGCGAGTTCCTGCGCTACCTGGACACACTGGATCGACTGGATCCGCCGTTCCTGCGCGAACTGGCGCATTACGAGTGGGTCGAGCTGGCCCTGCAGATTGCCCAGGTCGAACCACCCGCGGCCGGGCTGCGCGTGGATGGCGACCTGCTGGACGATATTCCCGTGCTCTCGCCGCTGGCCTGGCCGCTGGCCTACGCCTGGCCCGTGCCGGAACTGGGACCCGATCACCAGCCCGATGCGCCACCGCCGGCGCCGACACTGCTGCTGCTGCGGCGGGAAGCCGATGGCAGCGTGCGCTTCTCGCGCCTGAGTCCGCTCGCTTTCCGGCTGGTCCAGCGCCTGGGCGATGAGCCCGGGCTCACGGGGCGCGCGCAGCTGGTGGCGCTGGCCGCCGAAGCGGGCGTGGACGACACCGCCGCCTTTCTTGCGCAGGGTGTGCAGCTGCTCGAGCAGTTCCACCGCACCGGCGTCGTGACGGGCACGCGGCCGGCGTAA
- a CDS encoding HvfB family MNIO-type RiPP peptide maturase, whose product MSGTLSATSVGLGLRRALLGPLQDAAPGDFDFLECAPENWIGVGGRYGEAFERLAAQHTITCHGLSLSLGGFAPLDETFLGRVRRFLEQHRVALYSEHLSYCADDGQLYDLLPIPFTEEAVEHVAARIRQAQDLLGRRIAVENVSYYAAPHQAMAEIDFVNAVIERADCDLLLDVNNVYVNAINHRYDPLEYIAQLPVARVSSFHVAGHFDEADDLKIDTHGAAVKDGVWTLLEAAYRRFGPHPTLLERDFNFPPWAELLGEVHTIRRLMPRAQAGHPGLSAHG is encoded by the coding sequence ATGAGCGGCACGCTGTCGGCCACCAGCGTCGGCCTGGGATTGCGGCGGGCCCTGCTGGGCCCGCTGCAGGACGCCGCCCCCGGCGATTTCGATTTCCTGGAATGCGCGCCGGAGAACTGGATCGGCGTGGGCGGGCGCTACGGCGAGGCCTTCGAGCGCCTCGCCGCGCAGCACACGATCACCTGCCACGGGCTGTCGTTGTCGCTGGGCGGGTTCGCCCCGCTGGATGAGACCTTCCTCGGCCGCGTGCGCCGCTTCCTTGAGCAGCACCGGGTCGCGCTGTACAGCGAGCACCTGAGCTACTGCGCCGACGACGGACAGCTCTACGACCTGCTGCCCATTCCTTTCACGGAAGAGGCCGTCGAACACGTCGCCGCGCGCATCCGCCAGGCGCAGGACCTGCTGGGCCGCCGGATCGCCGTGGAGAACGTCTCCTACTACGCCGCCCCGCACCAGGCGATGGCGGAAATCGATTTCGTCAACGCGGTGATCGAGCGCGCGGATTGCGACCTCCTGCTGGACGTCAACAACGTCTACGTCAACGCGATCAACCATCGCTACGATCCGCTGGAGTACATCGCACAGCTGCCGGTCGCCCGCGTCAGCAGCTTCCACGTCGCCGGGCATTTCGACGAAGCCGACGACCTGAAGATCGACACCCACGGCGCGGCGGTGAAGGATGGGGTGTGGACGTTGCTGGAGGCGGCCTACCGCCGCTTCGGCCCGCATCCCACGCTGCTGGAACGCGACTTCAATTTCCCGCCATGGGCCGAACTGCTGGGCGAGGTGCACACCATCCGGCGCCTGATGCCCCGTGCGCAGGCCGGCCACCCCGGCCTGTCCGCCCATGGCTGA
- a CDS encoding HvfA family oxazolone/thioamide-modified RiPP metallophore, giving the protein MSKQNKPLALAVGAALVGGLALSASAFAMTDLASGYMVAAAHAGEEGKCGEGKCGMDKMDTNKDGKISSAEFGAAHKGDTTKFAAHDGNSDGFISADEMKAHQEGKCGEGKCGDDKKADPKADKKVDKKADMEGKCGEGKCGGMA; this is encoded by the coding sequence ATGTCCAAGCAGAACAAACCCCTCGCCCTCGCTGTCGGCGCCGCCCTCGTCGGTGGCCTGGCCCTGTCCGCCTCGGCCTTCGCGATGACCGACCTGGCCAGCGGCTACATGGTCGCCGCCGCCCACGCCGGTGAGGAAGGCAAGTGCGGTGAAGGCAAGTGCGGGATGGACAAGATGGACACGAACAAGGACGGGAAGATCTCCTCGGCCGAGTTCGGCGCCGCCCACAAGGGCGACACCACCAAGTTCGCCGCCCACGATGGCAATTCCGATGGCTTCATCAGCGCCGACGAGATGAAGGCGCACCAGGAAGGCAAGTGCGGCGAAGGCAAGTGCGGCGACGACAAGAAGGCCGATCCGAAGGCCGACAAGAAGGTCGACAAGAAGGCCGACATGGAAGGCAAGTGCGGTGAAGGCAAGTGCGGCGGCATGGCCTGA
- a CDS encoding RNA polymerase sigma factor produces the protein MELSLHTGDLEAAQRGDRPALERVLGHSRQNLRRYAEYHCVINDVEDAVQESLLQVSRKLRDLRQLECFTSWVFRIVKRECNRLKRAMRLVTGEEIAECILPIVYPEPMDWRRDVAAALESLPAHYREIILLRDLEGLTIEEMAQQLGLTRQAVKSRLHRARLLAREYLDA, from the coding sequence ATGGAACTGTCATTGCACACGGGTGATCTGGAAGCGGCCCAGCGGGGCGACCGTCCCGCGCTGGAACGCGTGCTCGGCCATTCGCGGCAGAACCTGCGGCGCTATGCCGAGTACCACTGCGTGATCAACGACGTCGAGGACGCCGTCCAGGAGAGCCTGCTGCAGGTGTCGCGCAAGCTGCGCGACCTGCGCCAGCTGGAATGCTTCACCTCGTGGGTCTTCCGCATCGTCAAGCGCGAATGCAACCGCCTCAAGCGCGCCATGCGGCTGGTGACCGGTGAGGAGATCGCCGAGTGCATCCTCCCCATCGTCTACCCCGAACCTATGGACTGGCGGCGTGACGTGGCCGCGGCGCTGGAATCCCTGCCGGCCCATTACCGGGAGATCATCCTGCTGCGCGACCTGGAAGGGCTGACCATCGAGGAGATGGCCCAGCAGCTGGGCCTCACGCGGCAGGCCGTGAAATCGCGCCTGCACCGCGCACGCCTGCTGGCCCGGGAGTACCTGGACGCCTGA
- the phoU gene encoding phosphate signaling complex protein PhoU codes for MHEHIVKSYDDEQKRLLDETLRMGEMAAAQLEAALDVVQRRDDKAAERIIANDVAIDALEQEISHDVMKLALRGPMARDLREILAAVRIASDIERIGDYAANVAKRSRTLNQSPALPHIAGLHALGMLAVAQVRDVMAAYRDSDVELAQRVRARDAEIDVAYTGLFRELLTYMMEDARAITPCTHLLFMAKNVERIGDHATNIAENIWFLVKGELALPPREKRDESSTL; via the coding sequence ATGCACGAACACATAGTCAAGAGCTACGACGACGAGCAGAAGCGCCTGCTGGACGAGACCCTGCGCATGGGCGAGATGGCCGCCGCGCAGCTGGAGGCCGCGCTGGACGTGGTGCAGCGTCGCGACGACAAGGCCGCCGAGCGCATCATCGCCAACGACGTGGCCATCGACGCGCTGGAGCAGGAGATCAGCCATGACGTCATGAAGCTGGCCCTGCGCGGCCCGATGGCGCGCGACCTGCGCGAGATCCTGGCCGCGGTGCGGATCGCCTCGGACATCGAGCGGATCGGCGACTACGCGGCCAACGTCGCCAAGCGCTCGCGCACGCTCAACCAGTCGCCCGCCCTGCCCCACATCGCCGGGCTGCACGCGCTCGGCATGCTCGCGGTGGCGCAGGTCCGCGACGTGATGGCCGCCTACCGCGACAGCGACGTCGAACTGGCCCAGCGCGTGCGTGCGCGCGACGCCGAGATCGACGTGGCCTATACCGGGCTGTTCCGCGAACTGCTGACCTACATGATGGAAGACGCCCGCGCGATCACGCCGTGCACCCATCTGCTGTTCATGGCCAAGAACGTCGAGCGGATCGGCGACCACGCCACCAACATCGCCGAGAACATCTGGTTCCTGGTCAAGGGCGAGCTGGCCCTGCCGCCGCGCGAGAAGCGGGACGAGTCCAGCACGCTCTGA